A DNA window from Hevea brasiliensis isolate MT/VB/25A 57/8 chromosome 2, ASM3005281v1, whole genome shotgun sequence contains the following coding sequences:
- the LOC110661691 gene encoding uncharacterized protein LOC110661691: MRIQKIGHQSFKHSKTFFVSNAGEKEIEDNPVSGADTGDDSDDFELTELCCELGLVEGQLCGIPYELFDLPDLREILSLDTWNSCLTEEERFWLSAYLPDMDQQTFCLTMKELFEGSDLYFGNPLDVFFKRLRSGFYPPKVVHLRESLQFIQRKKYYHSLRSYHDRMTQMFMHMRRMWDQCEMSSGVEERISMWKNKRKQKAINLLDLNKFPKDDQLLSEEVSLHTKGMKPEERKTAKDVLPTLSANGMKFAPKHRAKGVLKMKASGNGLFPNHNPKIIGSDISEQRRSVPKGLLKIVPKVPSVWLEQSEVVPRGAQPTFLVRTQGLQDFKFSFPAHTHFPDAGGLYGSPFLRHKVDGSRVHSTLNQPHYLLNQQESSMRTSSHSESSTRKIERPIMPSPDDITVLGKHALLAGDVRRDPVEEFRPMNLMSARGHAFGIESLWPHLRKGTEDFSLRSLESTPSGVQYHGRQQRMALMKDRHINAFPRIPEAVPRTSAIGNGKQEVLMASSSDPTRGESDISEKKSEKLLSNSSVSEGFKDEPMLPLTYKRRKALAKTNSMDTGKTITAGADLSSNQLWGEGAKAVKIKFTGWKDMPLNEEPWATNHGLK, from the coding sequence ATGAGAATTCAAAAGATTGGCCATCAGAGTTTCAAACACAGTAAAACATTTTTTGTATCCAATGCTGGAGAGAAGGAAATAGAAGATAACCCTGTCTCAGGAGCAGACACGGGTGATGATTCTGATGATTTTGAGCTCACTGAGTTGTGCTGTGAGCTTGGCTTGGTAGAAGGTCAGCTGTGTGGCATACCATATGAACTCTTTGATCTGCCAGATTTGAGGGAAATATTATCATTGGACACTTGGAATTCTTGTTTGACAGAGGAAGAAAGGTTCTGGCTGTCGGCTTACCTTCCAGATATGGACCAGCAGACTTTTTGTTTGACTATGAAGGAGCTTTTTGAAGGTAGTGATCTATATTTTGGGAACCCATTGGATGTGTTTTTCAAAAGATTGAGAAGTGGATTCTATCCTCCAAAAGTGGTTCATCTCAGAGAAAGTTTGCAGTTTATACAGAGAAAAAAGTATTATCATTCATTAAGATCTTACCATGACAGGATGACACAAATGTTCATGCATATGAGAAGGATGTGGGATCAGTGTGAAATGAGCTCTGGTGTTGAGGAAAGGATTTCTATGTGGAAAAATAAGAGAAAACAGAAAGCCATCAATTTGCTTGATCTTAACAAATTTCCCAAGGATGATCAACTGTTGAGTGAGGAGGTTAGCTTGCACACAAAGGGAATGAAGCCAGAGGAGCGAAAGACAGCAAAAGATGTTTTGCCAACTCTATCTGCCAATGGAATGAAATTTGCTCCAAAACACAGAGCAAAGGGGGTTTTAAAGATGAAAGCATCTGGGAATGGCTTATTCCCAAATCACAATCCAAAAATAATTGGCAGTGACATTTCAGAGCAGCGTCGATCTGTACCCAAGGGATTGTTGAAAATAGTACCTAAAGTTCCTTCTGTCTGGCTGGAACAATCAGAAGTGGTGCCAAGGGGAGCACAACCAACATTTCTGGTCAGGACCCAAGGTTTACAGGATTTTAAGTTTTCTTTCCCAGCACATACACACTTTCCAGATGCAGGTGGCCTATATGGATCACCATTTTTAAGGCATAAGGTTGATGGTAGCAGAGTTCATTCAACTCTAAATCAACCTCATTATCTACTGAATCAGCAAGAAAGTAGTATGAGAACTAGTAGTCACTCAGAAAGCTCTACTAGAAAAATAGAGAGGCCAATAATGCCTTCTCCAGATGACATTACGGTTTTAGGAAAACATGCTTTGTTGGCAGGTGATGTGAGAAGGGACCCTGTTGAGGAATTTCGACCAATGAATCTAATGAGTGCAAGGGGGCACGCCTTTGGTATTGAAAGTTTGTGGCCACATTTGCGCAAAGGAACTGAAGACTTTTCCCTGAGATCCTTGGAATCTACCCCATCTGGTGTCCAATATCACGGCAGACAACAGCGAATGGCACTCATGAAAGACAGGCATATCAATGCATTTCCAAGAATTCCAGAAGCTGTTCCCAGAACTTCAGCCATTGGTAATGGTAAGCAGGAAGTGTTAATGGCATCTTCTTCAGATCCAACAAGAGGTGAGAGTGACATCAGTGAAAAAAAATCGGAGAAGCTATTAAGCAATTCCAGTGTTTCTGAGGGGTTTAAAGATGAACCTATGCTGCCTTTGACATACAAACGTAGAAAGGCTCTAGCTAAGACCAACTCAATGGACACTGGCAAGACTATAACAGCAGGAGCTGATTTGAGCTCTAATCAACTTTGGGGGGAAGGTGCAAAAGCAGTGAAAATAAAATTCACTGGGTGGAAAGACATGCCCTTGAACGAGGAACCTTGGGCAACAAATCATGGACTAAAGTAG
- the LOC110661690 gene encoding translocase of chloroplast 33, chloroplastic — protein sequence MGSIIREWVGFQQFPSATQSKLVELFGKLKEEGVSTLTILVMGKGGVGKSSTVNSLIGERVVNVNSFSSEVSRPVMVSRTRAGFTLNIIDTPGLVEGGYVNYQALELIKRFLLSKTIDVLLYVDRMDAYRVDDLDKQIISAISDSFGKEILCKTLLVLTHAQLCPPDDLSYDVFSARRSEAVLKTIRAGSRMRRREFEDSAIPVGLVENSGRCNKNESDEKILPNGEAWIPSLVKEIIGVATNGNKSIVVDKKLIDGSESNDRGKVLIPLILGIQWLIVKWIQRAIKDDIAKGDKAL from the exons ATGGGGTCCATAATTCGTGAATGGGTCGGGTTTCAGCAGTTCCCTTCTGCCACACAAAGTAAACTCGTGGAATTGTTTGGCAAATTAAAGGAAGAG GGTGTGAGCACTTTGACCATCCTTGTGATGGGCAAAGGTGGAGTTGGAAAATCTTCGACTGTCAATTCTCTCATTGGAGAGAGAGTGGTTAATGTGAATTCCTTCTCG TCAGAGGTGTCGAGACCTGTAATGGTTTCACGGACCCGTGCTGGATTCACATTAAACATCATAGACACACCGGGCCTTGTGGAGGGTGGCTATGTCAATTACCAAGCTTTGGAATTGATTAAACG GTTTCTTTTGAGCAAGACTATAGATGTTCTGCTGTATGTTGACCGCATGGATGCATATAGAGTGGATGACTTGGATAAGCAGATAATAAGTGCCATTTCTGATAGTTTTGGGAAAGAAATATTGTGTAAAACTTTGCTTGTCCTCACCCATGCACAACTCTGCCCACCGGATGATCTCAGTTATGATGTTTTTTCGGCTAGAAGATCAGAGGCTGTCTTAAAGACCATTCGTGCAGGATCAAGGATGAGGAGAAGAGAGTTTGag GATTCTGCCATTCCAGTTGGTTTGGTTGAGAATAGTGGGAGATGCAATAAAAATGAGAGTGATGAAAAG ATTCTCCCAAATGGCGAGGCTTGGATACCCAGCTTGGTAAAAGAAATCATTGGGGTTGCCACAAATGGGAACAAATCCATTGTTGTTGACAAGAAGTTGATAGATGGGTCAGAGTCAAATGACAGGGGGAAGGTGTTGATTCCTCTCATTCTTGGGATTCAG TGGCTTATTGTGAAATGGATTCAAAGAGCAATCAAAGATGATATTGCAAAAGGGGACAAGGCCTTGTGA
- the LOC110661689 gene encoding uncharacterized protein C594.04c: protein MGSNLKNAVIAFLVPLPSIFFYLSLLNHHHTNISDGTALSPLWAWCVDHPLLLANILFFFNVNVLFWIISHIQSSHWMIDLYWTVMPILLVYYYATYPFAQYNWQRSRIVIAITWVWSLRLTHNYFRREKWQWGAREDWRFTDMRDQYGKHWWWISFLSVYFSQQVFLIGVCLPFYIVHSVDKPLNIWDFVAVAVCLCGVVIAYFADTQLHEFVTRNNKLKELGKPMVPNLDRGLWCYSRHPNYFGEQLWWWGLVIFAWNLGHGWTFVGALINSLCLAYVTVLVEQRMLKQQYRAEAYRLYQKTTSVWIPWFKSSAFAKEDKKN from the exons ATGGGTAGTAATTTGAAGAACGCAGTGATTGCTTTCCTGGTGCCACttccttcaattttcttctacCTTTCCCTCCTTAACCATCATCATACCAACATTAGTGATGGCACTGCTCTTTCTCCTTTATGGGCATGGTGTGTTGACCACCCTCTTCTATTGGCCAatattctcttcttcttcaacgTCAATGTCCTcttctggatcatcagtcacatccAATCCAGCCACTGG ATGATAGATCTGTATTGGACTGTAATGCCAATATTGCTTGTTTACTACTATGCAACTTATCCTTTTGCCCAGTATAACTGGCAGAGGTCCAGAATCGTGATAGCAATAACATGGGTGTGGAGTTTGAGGCTTACCCATAACTACTTTAGGCGGGAGAAGTGGCAGTGGGGTGCTAGAGAGGACTGGAGGTTCACTGATATGCGTGACCAGTATGGCAAGCATTGGTGGTGGATTTCCTTTTTATCTGTCTATTTCTCGCAGCAG GTCTTTTTGATTGGAGTATGCCTGCCATTTTATATTGTTCACTCTGTTGATAAGCCATTGAATATCTGGGATTTTGTTGCTGTTGCTGTCTGCTTGTGTGGTGTCGTGATAGCATATTTTGCTGATACACAACTCCATGAATTTGTGACAAGAAACAACAAATTAAAAGAGCTTGGAAAGCCAATGGTACCCAATCTTGACAGGGGTTTGTGGTGTTACTCACGGCATCCTAACTACTTTGGGGAGCAGTTGTGGTGGTGGGGCCTGGTTATATTTGCCTGGAACCTGGGACATGGATGGACCTTTGTCGGGGCTCTCATTAATAGTTTGTGCTTGGCATATGTTACTGTGCTTGTAGAACAGCGAATGCTGAAACAACAGTATAGAGCTGAAGCATACAGGCTGTATCAGAAGACCACTTCAGTATGGATCCCATGGTTCAAATCATCTGCCTTTGCTAAGGAAGATAAGAAAAATTGA
- the LOC110661687 gene encoding probable inactive purple acid phosphatase 29 → MVVGRKIPYLSLSQLLVAVLAFSYLIVALGAQKQLRFGQNGKFKILQVADMHFADGKTTPCLDVFPSQMHTCSDINTTAFIERMIRAEKPDLIVFTGDNIVGFDATDAAKSLSAAFAPAISSNIPWVAVLGNHDQESTLSREGVMKHIVGLQNTLSQLNPAEAHVIDGFGNYNLEIGGVENSRFQNKSVLNLYFLDSGDYSTVPSITGYGWIKPSQQFWFQRTSANLRRAYASKPEPQKGPAPGLVYFHIPLPEFASFDSSNFTGVKQEGISSASVNSGFFTTMVQAGDVKAVFTGHDHLNDFCGELTGIQLCYAGGFGYHAYGKAGWSRRARVVVASLEKSEKGDWGPVKSIKTWKRLDDPYLTAIDGQALWSKSPAGGRTKE, encoded by the exons ATGGTGGTGGGGAGGAAAATTCCATATCTTTCCCTTTCTCAGTTATTAGTTGCAGTGTTAGCCTTTTCTTACTTGATAGTGGCACTGGGTGCTCAAAAACAGTTGCGTTTTGGTCAAAATGGAAAGTTCAAGATACTGCAAGTGGCGGATATGCACTTCGCGGATGGAAAGACCACGCCTTGTTTGGATGTGTTCCCCAGTCAGATGCATACTTGCTCTGATATCAACACAACTGCCTTTATCGAGCGCATGATTCGAGCTGAGAAGCCCGATTTAATCGTTTTCACTG GGGATAACATCGTTGGATTTGATGCCACGGACGCGGCCAAATCTCTGAGTGCTGCATTTGCACCTGCAATTTCGTCGAACATCCCATGGGTGGCTGTTTTGGGGAACCATGATCAAGAATCGACGTTGTCAAGGGAAGGGGTCATGAAGCATATTGTTGGCCTTCAGAACActctttctcaactcaatcctgcTGAGGCACACGTTATTGATGGTTTTGGAAACTATAACCTTGAGATAGGTGGAGTTGAGAATTCAAGATTTCAAAACAAATCAGTTCTCAATCTCTACTTCCTTGATAGCGGAGACTACTCCACGGTTCCATCAATTACTGGCTATGGTTGGATCAAACCCTCTCAGCAGTTTTGGTTTCAACGCACTTCTGCAAACCTccgg AGAGCATACGCGAGCAAGCCAGAGCCTCAGAAAGGACCTGCACCAGGGCTTGTGTATTTTCACATCCCATTGCCTGAATTTGCAAGTTTTGATTCATCCAACTTCACAGGGGTGAAACAGGAAGGCATTAGCTCTGCTTCTGTGAATTCCGGTTTCTTCACGACCATGGTGCAGGCAGGGGATGTGAAGGCTGTTTTCACAGGACATGATCATCTGAATGACTTCTGCGGTGAGCTAACTGGTATACAACTTTGTTATGCTGGGGGCTTTGGATACCATGCCTATGGGAAGGCTGGATGGTCAAGGAGGGCAAGGGTGGTGGTAGCATCTTTGGAGAAGTCAGAGAAGGGAGATTGGGGACCTGTTAAATCAATCAAAACATGGAAACGCCTTGATGATCCATACCTCACTGCTATAGATGGTCAAGCCCTGTGGAGCAAGAGCCCTGCAG GAGGTCGTACAAAGGAATAA